In one window of Armatimonadota bacterium DNA:
- a CDS encoding methionine--tRNA ligase subunit beta: protein MITIQDFKKVQMRVGEIIAATKVAGADKLLQLTLDFGDEARTAIAGIALCYDPNDLVGRRVIAVTNLEPAVIRGVRSDAMILASGDEQDLSLVVSDPGRPGPKGAAVL, encoded by the coding sequence ATGATCACGATCCAAGACTTCAAGAAGGTACAGATGCGCGTCGGCGAGATCATCGCCGCGACCAAGGTGGCGGGCGCCGACAAGCTGCTCCAGCTCACCCTCGACTTCGGGGATGAAGCCCGCACCGCCATCGCCGGGATCGCCCTGTGCTACGACCCCAATGACCTCGTCGGCAGACGGGTCATCGCCGTTACCAACCTCGAGCCCGCCGTTATCCGCGGCGTCCGCTCGGACGCCATGATCCTCGCGTCGGGCGACGAGCAGGATCTGTCGCTGGTCGTCTCCGACCCCGGTCGCCCCGGGCCCAAGGGCGCGGCAGTCCTCTAG
- a CDS encoding N-acetylneuraminate synthase family protein, translating to MNSFTIGGRSIGPEHPPLVIAEVGINHEGSLEKALQLVDAAAAAGAEVVKFQCHITEKEMVPTDMTPGEISREKLWDIIKRCELDESEEREVQRYCKNKGVIYLSTPFSREAADRLFSMDVPAFKIGSGECNNLPLLEHIARMGRPMILSTGMNGIESIKRSAAMIRRQGAPLALMHCTSMYPTPYEKVRLGAIGDLQHHFPGVPVGLSDHSMNIWTCLGAVAVGACLLEKHFTISRGWPGPDTGISIEPGELHDLIVGSRAIWQARGGAKTVLPEEQPVIDFAYATVVTIAPIKAGEHFSRDNVWVKRPGTGKILADRLDEVVGRVAARDLPAEVHVEPSDIVGEWR from the coding sequence GTGAATTCATTCACGATCGGGGGCCGTAGCATCGGACCGGAGCACCCGCCACTCGTCATCGCCGAAGTCGGCATCAATCACGAGGGCAGCCTCGAAAAGGCGCTGCAGCTGGTGGACGCGGCGGCGGCGGCCGGTGCAGAGGTCGTCAAGTTCCAGTGCCATATCACCGAGAAGGAGATGGTGCCCACGGACATGACTCCCGGCGAAATCTCCAGAGAGAAGCTGTGGGACATCATCAAGCGCTGCGAGCTAGATGAATCAGAAGAGCGTGAGGTGCAGCGATACTGCAAGAACAAGGGCGTCATCTACCTTTCGACCCCGTTCTCGCGTGAAGCTGCGGACCGCCTGTTTTCGATGGACGTGCCCGCGTTCAAGATCGGATCCGGCGAATGCAACAACCTGCCTCTGTTGGAGCACATCGCGCGCATGGGCCGGCCGATGATTCTCTCCACTGGCATGAACGGCATCGAGTCCATAAAGCGCTCCGCAGCGATGATCCGCAGGCAAGGCGCGCCCTTGGCGCTGATGCACTGCACCAGCATGTATCCGACGCCCTACGAAAAGGTTCGGCTCGGTGCCATCGGGGACCTACAGCATCATTTTCCCGGTGTTCCGGTGGGGCTGTCAGATCATTCGATGAACATCTGGACTTGTTTGGGCGCTGTAGCCGTTGGCGCGTGCCTGCTGGAGAAACACTTCACGATTTCACGCGGCTGGCCCGGCCCCGATACGGGTATCTCCATCGAGCCGGGAGAACTGCACGACCTGATTGTCGGCTCCCGGGCGATCTGGCAGGCGCGGGGTGGCGCGAAGACCGTGCTGCCCGAAGAACAGCCGGTCATCGACTTCGCCTATGCCACCGTGGTGACAATTGCACCCATAAAGGCCGGCGAGCACTTCAGTCGCGACAACGTCTGGGTCAAGCGACCGGGCACGGGCAAGATCCTCGCCGATCGGCTCGACGAAGTGGTCGGGCGGGTCGCGGCCCGTGACCTTCCCGCCGAAGTGCACGTCGAGCCGTCGGACATCGTCGGCGAGTGGCGGTGA
- a CDS encoding purine-binding chemotaxis protein CheW produces the protein MAGQATSQGVAERAARLRAERHAEHRAPESLALVTFRLGNESYAVPADHARGIIARQAIVPIPSTPPHVLGVTSFRGEILPVFDLKVMLGLSQQPATPEYFVIARPGADSAALGCDSCPDIVQVLADDIKPPRSTMASPTAHYLQGHVVVRGGLIGVLDVNKVLQC, from the coding sequence ATGGCCGGACAAGCGACCAGTCAAGGAGTAGCCGAGCGCGCGGCGCGGCTGCGGGCGGAACGCCATGCGGAACACCGGGCGCCCGAGTCGCTTGCGCTCGTCACCTTCCGTCTCGGGAACGAATCCTACGCCGTACCCGCCGATCACGCGCGCGGCATCATCGCGCGGCAAGCGATCGTTCCGATCCCCTCGACCCCGCCGCACGTGCTGGGCGTCACTAGCTTTCGCGGAGAAATCCTGCCGGTGTTCGACCTCAAGGTTATGCTCGGGCTGAGCCAGCAGCCCGCGACGCCGGAGTACTTTGTCATTGCCCGGCCCGGCGCCGATTCGGCGGCTCTCGGCTGCGACTCGTGCCCGGACATCGTGCAAGTGCTCGCCGACGACATCAAGCCTCCGCGCTCGACCATGGCGTCGCCGACGGCACACTACCTCCAAGGGCACGTGGTGGTGCGCGGCGGCCTGATCGGCGTGCTTGACGTGAATAAGGTTCTGCAATGCTAG
- a CDS encoding NAD(P)-dependent oxidoreductase, with protein MEVVVTGATGFVGRAVVRHLRAAGHRPLALARRQTPDATWVSSYAEAPAADALVHLAEIAHRGAAEAAGSAYEEETSSTLKVLLARGYRRVVYASSGVLYGDRHAMPCRVGMPVEARDRYTRIKLRSEASVLAARGAVLRLANLYGHSVTRGTVLGTILSQIPGTGPLWVQDDTPVRDFLWIDDAAEAFVALVESDVSGIFNVGTGVGTSVRELARAALACAGESHRPIVTSAKPSAASSLVLDIGHTCASLPWRPRTALAEGLGRLLKPQAMSIE; from the coding sequence ATGGAAGTGGTGGTCACCGGGGCAACCGGGTTCGTCGGCCGGGCTGTCGTCCGGCATCTGCGCGCAGCCGGCCATCGGCCGCTGGCGCTGGCCCGACGCCAGACACCCGATGCGACATGGGTTAGCAGTTACGCAGAAGCGCCAGCGGCTGATGCTCTTGTTCATCTGGCGGAGATTGCCCATCGCGGCGCAGCGGAGGCCGCTGGATCGGCGTACGAGGAAGAGACTTCCTCAACACTTAAGGTGCTACTGGCCCGCGGCTACCGACGCGTCGTGTACGCCTCCTCGGGTGTTCTCTATGGCGATCGGCACGCCATGCCTTGTCGCGTCGGCATGCCTGTCGAAGCCAGGGACCGCTACACCCGAATCAAGTTGCGTTCCGAGGCGTCGGTGCTCGCGGCACGGGGCGCTGTCCTGCGCCTGGCGAACCTCTACGGTCACAGCGTGACGCGGGGCACGGTGCTGGGCACAATCCTCTCCCAGATTCCGGGGACCGGTCCGCTGTGGGTGCAGGACGACACGCCGGTGCGCGACTTTCTCTGGATCGACGACGCCGCCGAGGCCTTTGTCGCACTCGTCGAGAGCGACGTTTCCGGCATCTTTAATGTCGGCACGGGCGTCGGCACCTCGGTGCGCGAACTCGCCCGCGCTGCGCTCGCCTGCGCTGGCGAGTCACATCGGCCAATCGTCACGTCTGCTAAACCCAGCGCGGCCTCGTCGCTCGTGCTCGACATCGGCCACACCTGCGCGTCGCTGCCTTGGCGACCGCGCACAGCACTGGCCGAAGGCCTCGGGCGGCTGCTGAAACCCCAGGCAATGAGCATCGAATGA
- a CDS encoding DUF3795 domain-containing protein, translating into MRSIDQPAPCGIVCKTCVHLATGCAGCFAGGGDEKCTIRRCAAAKAIAGCWQCDEFPCEHFEKLNPAW; encoded by the coding sequence ATGAGATCCATCGACCAACCTGCCCCCTGCGGCATCGTGTGCAAGACCTGTGTTCATCTGGCCACGGGGTGTGCGGGGTGCTTCGCTGGCGGCGGCGATGAGAAGTGCACCATTCGCAGGTGTGCGGCCGCAAAGGCGATCGCCGGGTGCTGGCAGTGCGATGAGTTTCCATGCGAGCACTTCGAAAAGCTAAATCCTGCATGG
- a CDS encoding SDR family NAD(P)-dependent oxidoreductase, whose translation MSETIASKRVFVTGADGFIGSHLVERLVAAGARVRALVYYNSWNELGWLRDLPAATLAEVEILNGDIRDVERVRHGVRGCDYVFHLASLIAIPYSYEAARSYVDTNITGTLNVLTACRDGDALTRLLHVSTSEVYGTAQQVPIPESHPLVGQSPYSASKIAADKMAESFHLSFGMPVVTARPFNTYGPRQTARAVIPTIASQLLAEAAQLKLGALEPTRDFNFATDTAEGMLALALCPAAQGRVVNIGSGEEWSIGQTARLLCEIVGRSPEIVTEAARIRPEKSEVSRLLADNRLIRELTGWHSQVAFRDGLARTVDWMRRNLHHFNPGQYAR comes from the coding sequence ATGAGCGAGACCATCGCCAGCAAGCGCGTGTTCGTCACCGGCGCCGACGGATTCATCGGCAGCCACCTCGTCGAACGCTTGGTTGCGGCCGGTGCCCGCGTGCGGGCGCTGGTTTACTACAACTCCTGGAACGAACTGGGCTGGCTGCGCGACCTGCCAGCCGCCACACTCGCTGAGGTCGAGATACTCAACGGCGACATCCGCGACGTTGAACGCGTTCGCCACGGAGTACGCGGCTGCGATTACGTCTTCCACCTCGCCAGCCTGATCGCCATTCCCTACAGCTACGAAGCCGCGCGGTCATACGTAGACACCAACATCACGGGCACGCTGAACGTGCTCACGGCCTGCCGCGACGGCGACGCGCTGACGCGGCTGCTGCATGTCTCCACCTCGGAGGTGTATGGCACGGCGCAGCAGGTCCCGATTCCCGAGAGCCACCCGCTTGTCGGACAGTCACCGTACTCGGCGAGCAAGATCGCAGCCGACAAGATGGCGGAGAGTTTCCACCTTTCGTTTGGGATGCCAGTGGTTACGGCGCGGCCCTTCAACACCTATGGGCCGCGGCAGACCGCGCGCGCCGTGATTCCGACAATCGCCAGCCAGCTCCTCGCGGAGGCCGCACAGCTCAAGCTCGGCGCACTTGAGCCGACACGCGACTTCAACTTCGCCACCGACACGGCCGAGGGCATGCTCGCGCTGGCGCTGTGCCCCGCGGCGCAGGGGCGGGTTGTCAACATAGGTTCTGGCGAAGAGTGGTCGATCGGCCAGACGGCTAGGCTACTGTGCGAAATCGTCGGCCGCTCACCCGAGATCGTCACCGAGGCAGCACGCATCCGGCCCGAGAAGAGTGAAGTGAGTCGCCTGCTGGCCGACAACCGCCTGATCCGAGAGCTCACCGGCTGGCACAGTCAGGTAGCCTTTCGTGACGGCCTGGCGCGCACCGTCGATTGGATGCGCCGCAACCTGCACCACTTCAACCCCGGACAGTACGCGCGGTGA
- a CDS encoding iron-containing alcohol dehydrogenase, producing MSEQSNEFRIPPVIIYGRGTLHRAGEQARRFGRRALVVSGRTATRGAGVAQRLVDILTASDAEAALFDQVEPEPSAETVDACVQAAREAVAQIIVGIGGGSPLDVAKAAAGIFTLGGKTEQYQPPESKPIDRPSLPFIGIPTTSGTAAEITQNAVIRSPSLKVKIGMRSPYWVPQVAIVDPALTDSMPPDLTARTGADALTHALEGYVSRRATPVTDALALKAMQLVGQYLRRAVRDGADTEARDGMALASMTAGMAFANTGVGAAHSLGHPLGALHDVPHGTACAVFLPYVMEYNLDTTGRKFADVARALDRTTDELDPREGIRAVRDLFRKLDMPQTLAEVGVKREELAALVPGTMLSGALKSNPRAVTEADALGILERAWVGTE from the coding sequence TTGTCTGAGCAGAGCAATGAATTCCGTATTCCACCAGTCATCATCTATGGCCGCGGAACCCTGCACAGAGCCGGTGAGCAGGCGCGCCGATTCGGTCGGCGCGCGCTCGTCGTCTCCGGGCGCACCGCGACGAGAGGCGCCGGTGTCGCCCAACGCCTGGTTGACATCCTGACCGCATCCGACGCCGAGGCCGCCCTGTTCGACCAGGTCGAGCCGGAGCCGTCCGCCGAAACGGTTGACGCCTGCGTCCAGGCCGCGCGCGAGGCGGTCGCTCAAATCATCGTCGGCATCGGCGGCGGCAGCCCGCTCGACGTCGCCAAGGCCGCCGCCGGCATCTTCACCCTCGGCGGAAAAACGGAGCAATACCAGCCGCCCGAGAGCAAGCCGATTGATCGCCCGTCGCTTCCTTTCATCGGTATCCCGACGACATCAGGCACCGCTGCCGAAATCACCCAGAACGCGGTCATCCGCAGCCCGTCGCTCAAGGTCAAGATCGGCATGCGCAGCCCGTACTGGGTGCCGCAGGTCGCCATTGTTGACCCCGCGCTCACCGATTCCATGCCGCCCGACCTCACCGCCCGCACCGGGGCCGACGCGCTGACCCACGCGCTCGAGGGCTACGTGTCGCGGCGGGCGACGCCGGTAACTGACGCCCTCGCGCTGAAGGCGATGCAACTGGTGGGGCAGTACCTGCGGCGCGCGGTGCGCGACGGCGCCGACACCGAGGCGCGCGACGGCATGGCGCTGGCGAGCATGACCGCGGGCATGGCCTTCGCCAATACCGGCGTGGGCGCGGCGCATTCACTGGGCCATCCGCTGGGCGCGCTCCACGACGTGCCCCACGGCACCGCGTGCGCCGTGTTTCTGCCCTACGTCATGGAGTACAACCTCGACACGACCGGTCGCAAGTTCGCCGATGTCGCCCGCGCCCTCGACCGCACGACGGATGAGTTGGATCCTCGCGAAGGCATTCGCGCCGTGCGCGACCTGTTCCGCAAACTCGATATGCCGCAGACCTTAGCCGAAGTGGGCGTCAAACGCGAGGAGCTTGCCGCGCTGGTGCCCGGGACGATGCTCTCCGGCGCGCTCAAGAGCAACCCGCGCGCCGTCACCGAGGCCGACGCCCTGGGCATTCTCGAACGCGCGTGGGTGGGGACGGAGTAG
- a CDS encoding nucleotidyltransferase family protein: MSGRVLDPAAPLVEAIRAIEASRRRIAVVLERDGRLVGTLTDGDVRRCLLAGGSLETPVKQAMNTRPLSAPVGSPDGYLLDLMRRRNVLAVPLVDEAGRFARIVHLTDLAPTNDAGDARGFAFAVIMAGGEGMRLRPLTERIPKPMVDIGGVPLLERQIQRLAKAGLRRVYLSVNYLGHVIEQHFGDGRDFGLDIRYLREDRKLGTAGALTLLPERPTAPILVINGDIVTDSDFGSLLAFHLQHEAEVTVAAVDYRIEIPYGVIRSEGPRVTSLHEKPSQRFLCNAGIYAIAPAVLELLRPRAVINMTDLIEVALASGRPVSVFPVHEYWTDIGTPAELEQARRLFATGRNPS, translated from the coding sequence ATGAGTGGTCGCGTGCTGGATCCTGCGGCACCGCTGGTAGAGGCCATTCGAGCCATCGAAGCGAGCCGGCGACGTATAGCAGTGGTCCTTGAAAGAGATGGCCGACTGGTCGGCACGCTGACGGACGGCGATGTGCGACGCTGCCTGCTCGCCGGAGGTAGTCTTGAGACGCCGGTCAAGCAGGCGATGAACACGCGGCCGCTGAGCGCCCCGGTCGGCAGCCCGGACGGCTACCTGCTCGACCTCATGCGACGGCGCAATGTCCTCGCTGTGCCGCTTGTGGACGAGGCAGGGCGCTTCGCTCGCATCGTGCACCTTACGGACCTGGCGCCAACCAACGACGCCGGCGACGCACGTGGCTTCGCTTTCGCCGTCATCATGGCCGGCGGTGAAGGCATGCGTCTGCGCCCCCTCACCGAGCGAATTCCCAAGCCGATGGTCGACATCGGCGGCGTGCCACTGCTGGAGCGCCAGATCCAGCGCCTGGCCAAGGCCGGGTTGAGGCGCGTGTACCTTTCGGTGAACTATCTCGGGCATGTCATCGAGCAGCACTTCGGCGACGGCCGGGACTTCGGCCTCGATATCCGCTACTTGCGCGAAGACCGGAAGCTCGGGACCGCCGGTGCCCTGACGCTGCTTCCGGAACGACCGACCGCACCGATCCTCGTGATAAACGGCGATATCGTCACCGACTCGGACTTCGGCAGCCTGCTCGCCTTCCACCTGCAACACGAGGCCGAGGTCACCGTGGCCGCGGTCGACTATCGCATCGAGATCCCGTACGGGGTGATCCGCAGCGAGGGCCCGCGCGTCACCAGCTTGCACGAAAAGCCCTCGCAGCGCTTTCTGTGCAACGCCGGCATCTACGCGATCGCGCCGGCAGTGCTGGAACTGCTGCGACCACGGGCAGTGATAAACATGACCGATCTCATCGAGGTTGCGCTTGCCAGCGGTCGACCGGTGTCGGTATTCCCGGTGCACGAGTACTGGACTGACATTGGCACCCCTGCAGAACTCGAGCAGGCACGCCGCCTCTTCGCCACAGGACGCAATCCCTCATGA
- a CDS encoding acylneuraminate cytidylyltransferase family protein — protein MNGPLLCVIGARGGSVGVPGKNIRPLLGTPVIARAVRTLLAAPEIDRVVVSTDSATIAEVARAAGAEVPFMRPAELAQSGTGKFQVWQHALAACEAMHGCRYELFVDLDCTNPLIETSDVSAAITRFRDLRARGVPVDAVFTVASARRNPYFNLVEPDEHGALRMSKTQGGTVLARQSAPKVYEHVAGVYVLDTDYLRRASHLLDGHAEGYEVPDHKAFDIDTELDFALIEFLLQRRAALAAAASQGS, from the coding sequence GTGAACGGGCCGCTTCTTTGCGTTATCGGCGCCCGCGGTGGCAGCGTCGGGGTGCCCGGCAAGAACATCCGGCCCCTGCTTGGCACGCCCGTCATCGCACGGGCCGTGCGAACCTTGCTGGCTGCGCCCGAGATCGACCGTGTCGTCGTCAGCACCGACTCAGCGACGATCGCCGAAGTGGCCCGTGCCGCCGGTGCCGAGGTTCCCTTCATGCGGCCTGCCGAACTCGCACAGTCTGGGACGGGCAAGTTCCAGGTCTGGCAACACGCGCTTGCAGCCTGTGAAGCCATGCATGGCTGCCGCTACGAGCTCTTTGTCGACCTCGATTGCACCAACCCTCTGATCGAGACGTCGGACGTCAGCGCAGCCATCACCCGTTTCCGCGATTTGCGCGCGCGGGGAGTGCCGGTCGACGCGGTGTTCACCGTGGCATCCGCGCGGCGCAACCCGTACTTCAACCTCGTCGAACCCGATGAGCATGGCGCACTCAGGATGAGTAAGACCCAGGGCGGCACGGTCCTGGCCCGGCAGTCGGCGCCGAAGGTCTACGAGCACGTTGCCGGCGTCTACGTGCTCGACACAGATTACTTGCGGCGGGCCTCGCACCTGCTGGACGGGCACGCCGAGGGCTACGAAGTTCCGGACCACAAGGCCTTCGACATCGACACTGAGCTCGACTTCGCGCTGATCGAGTTTCTGCTGCAAAGACGTGCCGCGCTCGCAGCCGCGGCATCGCAGGGGTCCTGA
- a CDS encoding sugar isomerase: MSSDRVLNRRQFLGLTGAALVAATLEGWRAGPAFALDRAATAAALDMRRGASELVAQPLLMYNLAHRREATTWRPWGGVQTEQAVNQEARRIGRELRDLCASADFAVRTLPVTSLAGTHEVPNLRETPADVLLVYAAGGGTDTLDALAGLGKPMIVFVRQDSGPYYLWHEIVHARFLRSHTDRLAQTNVDFEDVVVDDNAEILWRLRALFGLKNTLGRRIVCVGGPGGWACPQAPDLARERFDLDMVTVPIPELNAMIEAGREDARLMERCRRDAQAYLSPHNVTLETTREAVTEAFLLAELFRDLMRESKAYAIRTNGCMGSYAGIMPCLTLSLVNDAGNMAYCESDFVVIPSGILMHYISGRPAYLCNPTYPHEGRMLFAHCAAPRRMDGNKLEPVRVVTHFESDHGAATKVEFRKGQVVTIIKPD, translated from the coding sequence ATGTCCAGCGATCGCGTTCTCAACCGCAGGCAGTTCCTCGGTCTCACCGGCGCCGCCCTGGTCGCGGCGACGCTTGAGGGATGGCGTGCCGGCCCCGCCTTCGCCCTCGACCGAGCCGCAACGGCTGCCGCCCTCGACATGCGCCGCGGCGCGAGCGAACTCGTCGCGCAGCCGCTCTTGATGTACAACCTCGCCCATCGCCGGGAAGCCACCACATGGCGGCCGTGGGGCGGAGTGCAGACCGAGCAGGCGGTAAACCAGGAGGCGCGGCGCATCGGCCGCGAGCTTCGCGATCTCTGCGCTTCGGCAGACTTCGCGGTGCGCACACTGCCGGTGACCAGCCTCGCCGGCACGCACGAGGTGCCGAACCTTAGAGAGACGCCCGCCGACGTGCTGTTGGTGTACGCGGCGGGCGGGGGCACGGACACCCTCGACGCGCTCGCCGGGCTCGGCAAGCCGATGATCGTCTTCGTGCGTCAGGACTCGGGGCCATATTACCTCTGGCACGAGATCGTCCACGCGCGGTTCCTGCGCAGCCATACGGATCGTCTCGCCCAGACCAACGTGGATTTCGAGGACGTCGTGGTGGACGACAACGCGGAGATCCTCTGGCGGCTGCGGGCGCTGTTTGGGCTGAAGAATACGCTGGGGCGGCGCATCGTGTGCGTCGGCGGGCCGGGCGGGTGGGCGTGCCCGCAGGCGCCGGACTTGGCGCGCGAGCGCTTCGATCTCGACATGGTGACCGTCCCCATCCCCGAACTGAACGCCATGATCGAGGCCGGGCGCGAGGACGCGCGCCTGATGGAGCGCTGCCGGCGCGACGCTCAGGCTTACCTCAGCCCGCACAACGTCACCCTGGAAACGACGCGCGAGGCGGTGACTGAAGCGTTTCTCCTCGCGGAGTTGTTCCGCGACCTGATGCGGGAGTCCAAGGCGTACGCGATCAGAACCAACGGCTGCATGGGCAGCTACGCCGGCATCATGCCGTGCCTCACGTTGAGCCTCGTCAACGACGCCGGCAACATGGCGTACTGCGAGTCCGACTTCGTCGTCATCCCGTCGGGCATCCTGATGCACTACATCTCCGGCAGGCCGGCGTATCTGTGCAACCCGACGTACCCGCACGAGGGGCGGATGCTGTTCGCGCACTGCGCCGCGCCCCGGCGGATGGACGGGAATAAGCTCGAACCGGTGCGGGTCGTGACTCACTTCGAGTCGGACCACGGCGCGGCGACGAAGGTTGAGTTTCGCAAGGGCCAGGTGGTGACGATCATCAAGCCGGAC
- the neuC gene encoding UDP-N-acetylglucosamine 2-epimerase (hydrolyzing) — MSQRVIAVFTGNRAEYGLQFPILRAVHRHPALDYRLLVSGAHLDPNFGRTLDEIRSDGFRIDAEVKIEMDATSLFATAQAIGSGVLAISEALARIRPDMMVVYADRFEGLAAVIASSQMNIPTAHVEGGDLTEGGALDDSVRHAMTKLSHLHFTTNAQATNRILAMGEEPWRVHTVGFPAIDLISEGRFAQRDEVAARLDLDLGRPVVLFTQHSVTTEFDRSESQLAPSLDAIRKLSAEGVQVVITYPNNDAGGQAIIRRLEAFRAEDLAGVQVHRSLGRHLYHGVLGLARDPSLRVACAGNSSSGLKETPAFACPTVNVGSRQDGRLRGDNVLDAGYDAAAIVAAVRRCLFDETFRALCRSAENPYWLGDAGPKIADVLATTPLDQALIRKRMTLRGETRDGWYR; from the coding sequence ATGAGTCAGCGAGTCATCGCCGTCTTCACCGGCAACCGCGCCGAGTACGGCCTGCAGTTCCCCATCCTTCGCGCCGTCCACCGGCATCCCGCGCTGGACTATCGGCTGCTGGTCTCGGGAGCGCATCTGGACCCGAACTTCGGCCGCACGCTCGACGAGATCCGCAGCGACGGCTTTCGCATCGATGCCGAAGTGAAGATCGAGATGGATGCGACGTCACTGTTTGCCACGGCACAGGCGATCGGCTCGGGGGTATTGGCCATCAGCGAGGCCCTGGCGCGCATCCGGCCCGACATGATGGTCGTCTACGCAGACCGCTTCGAGGGCTTGGCAGCGGTGATTGCCTCCAGTCAGATGAACATCCCAACCGCGCACGTCGAGGGCGGTGATCTGACGGAAGGCGGCGCGCTGGACGACTCGGTCCGCCACGCAATGACCAAGCTCTCGCACCTCCACTTCACGACCAACGCGCAGGCCACCAACCGCATCCTGGCGATGGGCGAGGAGCCTTGGCGCGTTCACACCGTGGGCTTTCCGGCCATCGACCTCATCTCTGAGGGACGGTTTGCGCAACGCGACGAGGTCGCGGCACGCCTCGATCTGGATCTCGGGCGCCCGGTCGTGCTGTTCACGCAGCACTCGGTGACCACAGAGTTCGATCGGTCCGAGTCGCAGCTGGCCCCATCGCTGGACGCGATCCGGAAGCTGTCCGCCGAGGGCGTCCAGGTCGTCATCACGTATCCGAACAACGATGCCGGCGGGCAAGCCATCATCCGCCGACTGGAGGCCTTCCGGGCTGAGGATCTGGCCGGTGTCCAGGTGCATCGTTCATTGGGACGCCACCTCTACCATGGTGTCCTCGGCTTGGCACGCGACCCGTCGCTGCGCGTGGCCTGTGCCGGCAACTCGTCGTCGGGCCTCAAAGAAACGCCGGCTTTCGCCTGCCCGACCGTGAACGTCGGCTCGCGCCAGGATGGCCGCCTGCGCGGCGACAATGTGCTCGATGCCGGGTACGACGCGGCCGCGATCGTCGCCGCCGTGCGCCGCTGCCTTTTCGACGAGACGTTCCGGGCGCTCTGCCGCAGTGCCGAGAACCCGTACTGGTTGGGTGACGCCGGCCCCAAGATCGCCGACGTCCTGGCAACGACACCGCTCGACCAGGCGCTCATCCGCAAGCGCATGACGCTGCGCGGCGAAACGCGTGACGGATGGTACCGATGA
- a CDS encoding zinc ribbon domain-containing protein → MPIYEFRCAKCGHEFEALCRIGSNGRGVACPQCSGKRLKRLMSAFAARSGGRTAGAATASSSSCAGCSGRSCSTCR, encoded by the coding sequence GTGCCAATCTACGAGTTCAGATGCGCCAAATGCGGGCACGAATTCGAGGCTTTGTGCCGCATCGGCAGCAACGGGCGCGGAGTCGCGTGCCCGCAATGCTCCGGAAAGCGCCTGAAGCGGCTGATGTCCGCGTTCGCCGCCCGTTCCGGCGGACGCACCGCGGGCGCCGCGACGGCGTCGTCGAGCAGCTGCGCGGGCTGCTCCGGCCGCAGTTGCAGCACCTGCCGCTGA